The proteins below come from a single Leptotrichia sp. oral taxon 223 genomic window:
- the dapA gene encoding 4-hydroxy-tetrahydrodipicolinate synthase, translated as MKFEGSYVALITPFKNNGTELDEDKLRELVNYHIENGTSGIVPCGTTGEAPTLTFAEHEKVIKIVVEEVKGRIQVVAGAGSNNTTRAIELTKYAKELGADAALSTCPYYNKPSQRGLYEHYKTIAQEAKFPIMLYNVPGRTGTNIEAETIAKLAELPEIVAVKEATGSLEQMIRIQNLCGDKIEILSGEDHLILPMLSIGAKGVVSVVANIMPQEMSDLISSFLNKNFDKAFELHTKLYDVSRNMFLEGNPVTVKAAMKILGKMENDTVRLPLVAAEADTYGKLTKVFKEKGIF; from the coding sequence ATGAAATTTGAAGGTTCGTATGTGGCTTTAATCACGCCATTTAAAAATAATGGGACGGAATTGGATGAGGATAAATTAAGAGAACTGGTAAATTATCACATTGAAAATGGAACATCTGGAATAGTACCTTGCGGAACGACTGGAGAAGCGCCAACTTTGACATTTGCAGAGCATGAAAAAGTAATAAAAATTGTTGTGGAAGAAGTGAAGGGAAGAATACAAGTAGTCGCCGGAGCAGGATCAAATAACACAACAAGAGCGATAGAACTTACAAAATATGCAAAGGAACTAGGAGCAGACGCAGCGCTTAGCACTTGCCCGTACTACAACAAACCAAGCCAAAGGGGACTTTACGAACACTACAAAACAATAGCGCAAGAAGCGAAATTTCCTATAATGCTTTACAATGTGCCTGGAAGAACAGGAACAAACATCGAAGCGGAAACAATCGCAAAACTGGCTGAACTGCCTGAAATTGTAGCTGTAAAGGAAGCAACAGGAAGCCTTGAACAAATGATAAGAATTCAGAACTTGTGCGGAGATAAAATCGAAATCCTGTCAGGAGAAGATCATCTAATCCTGCCAATGCTGTCCATCGGAGCAAAAGGAGTAGTTTCAGTAGTTGCTAACATAATGCCGCAGGAAATGAGCGACTTAATCAGTTCATTCTTAAACAAGAACTTTGACAAGGCATTTGAACTGCATACAAAATTATATGATGTAAGCAGAAATATGTTTCTGGAAGGAAACCCTGTAACTGTAAAGGCTGCTATGAAAATACTTGGAAAGATGGAAAATGACACAGTGCGATTGCCATTGGTAGCGGCTGAGGCGGATACATATGGGAAATTAACTAAAGTATTTAAGGAAAAAGGGATTTTTTAA
- a CDS encoding chromate transporter, whose protein sequence is MSLAILLILFFVFFKIGLFSFGGGYAVLPLIQADVVNLHKWVNVQQFTDIVAISQVTPGPISLNAATYVGYLVGNKAGFWDAFIMGTVATFGLILPSVIIMTIFSKFYLKFQDNKYMDNAFTGLKIVVVGLILAAAIMLVDKNNFIDWKSVVIFIVSVALVLKWKVNPILLTIIAAIVGLIIY, encoded by the coding sequence ATGAGTTTAGCGATATTATTGATATTATTTTTTGTATTTTTTAAAATAGGGCTATTCAGTTTTGGCGGAGGATATGCAGTTTTACCGCTTATTCAGGCAGATGTTGTAAATTTGCATAAATGGGTGAATGTACAGCAATTTACAGATATTGTGGCTATTTCACAAGTGACGCCAGGACCAATTTCATTGAATGCCGCAACTTACGTCGGGTATCTGGTTGGAAATAAGGCAGGATTCTGGGACGCATTTATAATGGGGACAGTCGCAACATTTGGATTAATTCTCCCGTCAGTTATTATAATGACAATTTTTAGCAAATTCTATTTAAAATTTCAGGACAACAAATATATGGACAATGCGTTTACAGGCTTAAAAATTGTTGTTGTCGGGCTGATTCTGGCGGCTGCGATAATGCTAGTTGATAAAAATAATTTTATAGACTGGAAAAGTGTGGTGATATTCATTGTTTCGGTGGCACTTGTATTAAAATGGAAGGTAAATCCAATATTACTCACGATAATTGCGGCAATTGTGGGACTAATAATTTATTAG
- the treC gene encoding alpha,alpha-phosphotrehalase, with amino-acid sequence MKKNFEQKWWHKSVVYQIYPKSFNDTTGSGEGDIRGIIEKLDYLKELGVEVIWITPMYKSPQNDNGYDISDYYDIDPNYGTMADFEEMLAEAHKRDLKIVMDIVVNHSSTENEWFKKSEAGDPEYKDFYIWKDAVDGKEPTNWQSKFGGNAWQYSEKRGQYYLHLFDVTQADLNWENENVRKKVYEMIKFWLNKGVDGFRLDVINLISKDQRFLNDDGTDTRFVSDGRRFYTDGPRIHEFLKEMNREAFGGGELITVGEMSSTSLENCIRYSNPNEKELSMAFSFHHLKVDYPNGEKWAKAPFDFVELKKIFSKWQIGMYEGNGWNATFWNNHDQPRALSRFGNDKEYHNESAKMLATVLHGLQGTPYIYQGEEFGMTNPYFDDISKYRDVESTNNYKILLDKGHSEKEAIEILMQKSRDNSRTPVQWNDSENAGFTTGTPWIGVSENYKTINAEAALKDKNSVFYHYKKLIDLRRNEELMITGKYEDIDLENKNVYAYKRVGENGELVVISNFYEPEVEFELEGNGVTGLENAQVLLSNYETVPEIKDGKIILKPYEAIIFKK; translated from the coding sequence ATGAAAAAGAATTTTGAACAAAAATGGTGGCATAAATCTGTAGTTTACCAAATTTATCCAAAAAGTTTTAATGATACAACTGGAAGCGGAGAAGGGGATATTAGAGGAATTATTGAGAAATTGGATTACTTGAAGGAACTTGGAGTGGAAGTAATCTGGATTACGCCTATGTATAAATCTCCACAAAACGACAATGGGTATGATATAAGCGATTATTATGACATTGATCCTAATTATGGTACAATGGCGGATTTTGAGGAAATGCTGGCGGAAGCACATAAAAGAGATTTGAAAATAGTTATGGATATTGTTGTAAATCATTCTTCCACTGAAAATGAGTGGTTTAAAAAGTCTGAGGCTGGAGATCCTGAATATAAGGATTTCTATATATGGAAAGATGCAGTTGATGGAAAAGAGCCTACAAACTGGCAATCTAAATTTGGAGGAAATGCCTGGCAATATTCAGAAAAAAGAGGGCAGTATTATCTTCACTTGTTTGATGTTACACAAGCTGATTTAAATTGGGAAAATGAAAATGTGAGAAAAAAAGTATATGAAATGATAAAATTCTGGCTGAATAAAGGTGTGGATGGATTTAGACTGGATGTTATAAATCTTATATCAAAGGATCAGAGATTTTTGAATGATGACGGAACTGATACGAGATTTGTCTCTGATGGAAGAAGATTTTATACAGATGGGCCTAGAATCCATGAATTTTTGAAGGAAATGAACAGGGAAGCCTTTGGAGGAGGAGAACTTATTACAGTTGGGGAAATGTCGTCTACAAGCCTTGAGAATTGTATTAGATATTCAAATCCTAATGAAAAGGAACTGTCAATGGCATTTTCGTTTCATCATCTGAAAGTTGACTATCCAAATGGGGAGAAATGGGCGAAAGCACCGTTTGATTTTGTGGAATTGAAAAAAATATTCTCTAAATGGCAAATTGGAATGTATGAAGGAAATGGATGGAATGCGACTTTCTGGAATAACCACGATCAGCCAAGAGCATTGTCAAGATTTGGAAATGATAAGGAATACCATAACGAGTCGGCTAAAATGCTTGCCACAGTTCTTCATGGACTGCAAGGGACACCCTACATTTATCAGGGAGAAGAATTTGGAATGACAAATCCATATTTTGATGATATTAGTAAATATCGTGATGTTGAATCAACCAATAATTACAAAATTTTATTGGATAAAGGACATTCTGAAAAAGAAGCTATTGAAATTTTAATGCAAAAATCAAGAGATAATTCTAGAACGCCTGTTCAATGGAATGACTCTGAAAATGCAGGCTTTACAACTGGAACTCCGTGGATTGGAGTGTCTGAAAATTATAAGACAATCAATGCTGAGGCGGCTTTAAAAGATAAAAATTCAGTATTTTATCATTACAAAAAATTAATTGATTTAAGAAGAAATGAAGAATTAATGATTACAGGAAAATATGAAGACATTGATTTGGAAAACAAAAATGTATATGCTTACAAACGGGTTGGAGAAAATGGGGAATTAGTTGTAATTAGTAACTTCTATGAACCTGAAGTGGAATTTGAACTGGAAGGAAACGGAGTTACAGGACTGGAAAACGCTCAAGTTTTATTGTCAAACTATGAAACGGTACCTGAAATCAAAGATGGAAAAATTATTTTGAAGCCTTATGAAGCGATTATTTTTAAAAAATAA
- a CDS encoding molybdopterin-binding protein has product MKTEIICVGTELLVGDIVNTNAQYISAKLTNIGIDLYYQTTVGDNYGRLMGCLENAFKRVDLVITTGGLGPTVDDITKEVVADYFGEELEVIERYYDLIVKKYNERGFGEVASGGRKEASILKNSKLLENEVGLAPGFFYEKDNKKIIVLPGPPREMTWMVDNQVLPFLMQYSNDILLMKTLEIKGIPEGKIDDRLKDYFEMSNPTVAPYAKEGCVHVRIAMKGDRGSTDYLIAEIDKIANEIVEIYPQAVEIKEE; this is encoded by the coding sequence ATGAAGACAGAAATTATATGCGTTGGAACAGAATTGCTGGTAGGAGATATAGTGAATACGAATGCACAATATATTTCGGCAAAACTTACAAATATTGGGATTGATTTGTATTATCAGACTACTGTTGGGGATAATTACGGACGGCTTATGGGGTGTCTGGAAAATGCTTTTAAAAGGGTGGATTTGGTAATTACAACTGGAGGGCTTGGGCCTACGGTTGATGATATTACGAAGGAAGTTGTGGCTGATTATTTTGGAGAAGAACTGGAAGTGATAGAGCGGTATTATGACTTGATTGTAAAAAAATATAATGAGAGGGGCTTTGGAGAAGTGGCTTCTGGCGGGAGAAAAGAGGCTTCGATTTTAAAAAATTCAAAATTGCTTGAAAATGAAGTTGGGCTTGCACCAGGATTTTTTTACGAAAAGGATAATAAAAAAATAATAGTATTGCCAGGGCCTCCAAGAGAAATGACTTGGATGGTGGATAATCAGGTTTTGCCATTTTTAATGCAATATTCAAATGATATTCTGTTAATGAAAACTCTTGAAATAAAAGGAATTCCAGAAGGAAAGATTGACGACAGGCTAAAAGATTATTTTGAAATGTCAAATCCGACTGTCGCTCCTTATGCAAAGGAAGGCTGCGTTCATGTAAGAATCGCCATGAAAGGCGATAGAGGGAGTACAGATTATCTGATTGCCGAAATTGACAAGATTGCGAATGAAATTGTGGAAATTTATCCGCAGGCGGTAGAAATAAAGGAAGAATAA
- a CDS encoding M18 family aminopeptidase, which yields MIHTTKELEEIQKNFIEMEVKSFAREVVEFIDESPSTYHVVKNCSDILDENGFERIMPREKWEIKKGGRYFFKKSSSTIIAFTVGENFDVKKGFKIFGAHTDSPCFRIKPNPEMVTENVVRLNTEVYGGPILSTWFDRPLSIAGRVIVKGKDPFFPKTVKIKIDEPLLTIPNLAIHQNREVNNGVKIDKQNDVLPVISLINKNFEKKGYLEKIILEKTGIKKEDIIDFDLYLYATEKGCLLGANEEFMSSSKLDNLASVYTGIIGLVEAEENQDRINIFAAFDNEEIGSATKQGADSNYLLNTLERILLALGLDRSDFLQMLESSYILSADAAHAAHPAHLGKTDPTNRGKINEGISIKISAKQKYTSDGYSIAVIRQLIEGTEIRIQPFVNESNELGGSTIGPISSTHLDIDGVDLGVPMLAMHSVRELCGIFDVFYLKELAKEFFSKK from the coding sequence ATGATACACACAACGAAAGAGTTAGAAGAGATACAGAAAAATTTTATTGAGATGGAAGTGAAAAGTTTTGCACGGGAAGTTGTTGAATTTATTGATGAAAGTCCAAGCACTTATCACGTTGTGAAAAATTGTTCGGATATTTTGGATGAAAACGGATTTGAGAGGATTATGCCTCGTGAAAAATGGGAGATTAAAAAGGGAGGAAGATATTTTTTTAAAAAGTCAAGTTCCACAATAATTGCTTTTACAGTTGGAGAGAATTTTGATGTGAAAAAAGGTTTTAAGATATTTGGGGCACATACCGATTCGCCTTGTTTCAGAATAAAGCCTAATCCTGAAATGGTTACGGAAAATGTAGTGAGATTAAATACAGAAGTTTATGGAGGGCCTATTTTGAGCACATGGTTTGATAGACCTCTCTCTATTGCTGGACGTGTTATTGTGAAAGGCAAGGATCCATTTTTCCCAAAAACTGTAAAAATTAAAATAGACGAACCGCTTTTGACGATACCAAATCTTGCAATTCATCAGAACAGAGAAGTAAATAACGGGGTAAAAATTGATAAACAGAATGATGTTTTACCTGTGATTTCGCTTATTAATAAAAATTTTGAAAAGAAGGGATATCTTGAAAAAATTATTTTGGAAAAGACGGGGATAAAAAAAGAAGATATAATTGATTTTGACTTGTATTTATATGCAACTGAAAAAGGATGTCTTTTGGGAGCAAATGAGGAATTTATGTCGTCATCAAAACTTGACAATCTTGCTTCTGTCTATACAGGGATAATCGGACTTGTGGAAGCTGAAGAAAATCAGGATAGAATCAATATTTTTGCAGCTTTTGACAATGAGGAGATAGGAAGTGCTACAAAACAGGGGGCAGATTCCAATTATTTATTAAACACGCTTGAAAGAATTTTGCTGGCACTTGGGCTTGATAGAAGCGATTTTTTGCAAATGCTTGAAAGTTCTTATATTTTATCGGCTGATGCGGCACATGCGGCACACCCTGCACATTTAGGGAAAACAGATCCTACAAACCGTGGGAAAATAAATGAAGGAATTTCAATAAAAATAAGTGCAAAGCAGAAATATACATCCGATGGATATTCAATTGCTGTAATCAGACAGCTTATTGAAGGTACAGAAATACGTATCCAGCCTTTTGTAAATGAGTCAAACGAGCTTGGAGGAAGCACAATCGGTCCAATTTCGTCAACGCATCTGGATATAGATGGAGTGGATCTGGGGGTTCCGATGCTTGCGATGCATTCGGTACGTGAGTTATGCGGAATTTTTGATGTGTTTTACTTGAAGGAACTGGCAAAGGAATTTTTTTCAAAAAAATAA
- a CDS encoding chromate transporter translates to MKVYLELFWIFFKIGTFTLGGGYAMVPLIQNEIVNKKKWIEEEEFVKLLALAQSSPGALAVNVSVFVGYKMKRTLGLITTVLGATLPSFIIILVIASLFSNIQDNIYVIKAFKAIRPMVVALIAASVYTIGKSAKINKKTLWIVILVAVMVAFLKFPPIVMIILGAVLGNVWMIWRKNK, encoded by the coding sequence ATGAAAGTATATTTAGAATTGTTCTGGATCTTTTTTAAGATAGGTACATTTACTCTTGGCGGCGGATATGCTATGGTTCCGCTCATACAGAATGAAATTGTGAATAAGAAAAAATGGATTGAGGAAGAGGAGTTTGTAAAGCTTTTGGCGCTTGCCCAGTCTTCACCAGGCGCATTGGCGGTGAACGTTTCAGTTTTTGTAGGATATAAGATGAAAAGGACGCTGGGGCTTATAACCACAGTTCTGGGAGCCACGTTGCCGTCATTCATAATTATTCTTGTCATAGCTTCATTGTTTAGCAATATACAGGATAATATATATGTGATAAAGGCTTTTAAGGCGATAAGACCGATGGTGGTTGCGTTAATTGCGGCAAGTGTCTATACAATTGGAAAATCGGCTAAAATTAATAAAAAAACGTTGTGGATTGTGATTTTGGTGGCAGTAATGGTGGCTTTTCTTAAATTCCCGCCTATTGTTATGATTATTTTAGGCGCTGTTTTAGGGAATGTTTGGATGATCTGGAGGAAGAATAAATGA
- a CDS encoding tetratricopeptide repeat protein, with product MKKKYIIVTLILILLFSCEKKGKKSQKFQNKPNIENRQDDKVKELIKKAQKGDVEAQTELGEMYLHGNGVKTDYKKSMEWSKKAVEKGSYRAMTNMGILYLEGFGVEKDYKKAYDFFSKATDGGDMKGPRYLGIMSEKGLGVKKSLDDAAFYYEIGDSSGDLTSRYNLAKIHEKAGDYARSVELYKKTDGRMDKVTAPMYEALGDLYATGKGVEKNTKEAKEWYEKAVKSGSQEAGNKIAKLK from the coding sequence ATGAAAAAAAAATATATTATTGTAACATTAATATTGATTTTACTATTCAGCTGTGAAAAAAAAGGTAAAAAATCACAAAAATTTCAGAATAAACCGAATATTGAAAATAGACAGGATGATAAGGTGAAGGAATTAATAAAAAAAGCTCAAAAGGGAGATGTGGAGGCGCAAACTGAGCTTGGGGAAATGTATCTTCATGGAAACGGAGTAAAGACAGATTATAAGAAATCTATGGAATGGAGCAAAAAAGCTGTTGAAAAAGGAAGCTACAGGGCAATGACAAATATGGGAATTCTTTATCTTGAAGGTTTTGGAGTGGAAAAAGATTATAAAAAGGCTTACGATTTCTTTTCAAAAGCAACAGATGGTGGAGATATGAAAGGGCCGAGATATCTGGGAATAATGTCTGAAAAAGGGCTTGGAGTGAAAAAGAGCCTTGATGATGCTGCATTTTACTATGAAATTGGAGATAGTAGCGGAGATTTGACTTCACGATATAATCTTGCAAAAATTCACGAAAAAGCAGGAGATTACGCAAGATCAGTAGAGCTTTACAAAAAAACAGACGGCAGAATGGACAAAGTTACAGCCCCAATGTACGAAGCGCTGGGGGATTTGTATGCAACTGGAAAAGGCGTGGAAAAAAATACAAAAGAAGCTAAAGAATGGTATGAAAAAGCTGTAAAGTCTGGAAGTCAGGAAGCTGGAAATAAAATAGCGAAATTAAAATAG
- a CDS encoding lipopolysaccharide assembly protein LapB, whose translation MLETLIFREIRYNENNEQLLKENLNKIKENPDDVEVLKTLASIYHALKENDKAIKIYEKLVKLKPEEIETRAFLGYLYYENEELDKAEENFNKALDTSTEDEPFILFLLGNIYSRKGKISEAVDCYELAIFLDFDMYIAHIDFARKYEHMGRHKKALEEYKAAFRIDSRDEGLIEKIHYIENKYRNVIEEDDEKLNFGTVNLGIV comes from the coding sequence ATGTTAGAAACATTGATTTTTAGAGAAATAAGATACAATGAAAATAATGAGCAGCTTCTCAAGGAAAATTTGAATAAAATAAAAGAAAATCCTGATGATGTGGAAGTATTAAAGACATTGGCTTCAATTTATCATGCACTAAAAGAAAATGATAAGGCAATCAAAATTTATGAGAAATTAGTAAAATTAAAGCCTGAGGAAATTGAAACAAGAGCTTTTTTAGGCTATTTATACTATGAAAATGAAGAACTTGACAAAGCTGAAGAAAATTTCAACAAGGCGCTTGATACAAGCACAGAGGATGAGCCGTTCATACTGTTCCTTCTGGGAAATATCTATTCAAGAAAAGGTAAAATATCGGAAGCGGTTGACTGTTATGAACTCGCTATATTCCTTGATTTTGACATGTACATCGCACATATTGATTTTGCTAGAAAATATGAGCATATGGGACGGCATAAGAAAGCGCTTGAAGAATACAAGGCGGCTTTTAGAATTGATTCAAGGGATGAAGGGCTTATCGAAAAAATACATTATATTGAAAATAAATACAGAAATGTAATTGAAGAAGATGATGAAAAGTTAAATTTTGGAACAGTAAATTTAGGAATTGTTTAA
- a CDS encoding ABC transporter ATP-binding protein, whose translation MINDIRNIKTLAGNKYKNLKKPIFFLTIDAIFYMMNYAMFYFTIIDLMNNNFTMKKLIIYTFIMIFAIICRFVLNRIGYIGIQSEGAKIIQDLRIRMGDHLRNLNLGYFNSHNIGNIINIMTNDLQDFEQVITHSTSEIIKLSILTIYLLLIIFAISPLLAILQLIISLTGLVFVILGTKKGAKIALKKKHTMDNVVSRMVEYIAGMELFKAYNLTGERFKRLKNSFNDLKRESINTEIALAPYVMIFQLITDISFALLLLVSTQLFMASSINKIEFFSYIIIGLSLSNVLKAFSTQYTFIQYLKLATDKLINVHNEKEISYELEKVTLPNYDIKFQNVNFFYEKDTPVLKNITFEAKQGTKTALVGSSGSGKTTVTSLIARFWDCQSGEITIGGVNIQKIYPEELLTNISMIFQDVYLVNDTFENNIRLGKPKATREEVINAAKNANCHYFIMESENGYDTIIGEGGSTLSGGEKQRISIARALLKDTPIILVDEATASLDADNEHEIRKSLSILTKNKTIITIAHKLNTIKDYDKIIVMSDGIIEEIGNHKQLMENKGRYYKMYTEMEKAQSEFELI comes from the coding sequence TAATAATTTTACAATGAAAAAGTTGATAATCTATACTTTTATTATGATTTTTGCCATTATATGCAGATTTGTATTAAATCGTATCGGATATATCGGGATTCAAAGCGAGGGAGCTAAAATTATTCAGGATTTGAGAATCAGGATGGGGGATCATTTGAGAAATTTGAATCTGGGATACTTTAACAGTCATAACATTGGGAATATTATTAATATTATGACAAATGATTTACAGGATTTTGAGCAGGTTATAACTCACAGCACATCAGAAATTATAAAGTTATCCATACTGACAATTTATCTTCTGTTAATTATATTTGCAATTTCTCCCCTGCTTGCCATACTGCAACTAATAATCTCGCTGACTGGATTAGTATTTGTCATTCTGGGAACGAAAAAAGGTGCAAAAATAGCATTGAAAAAGAAGCATACTATGGATAATGTTGTTTCACGGATGGTGGAATATATCGCTGGAATGGAACTTTTTAAGGCATACAATCTGACTGGGGAACGATTTAAGAGGTTAAAGAACAGTTTTAATGATTTGAAAAGGGAAAGTATAAATACTGAAATTGCTCTTGCCCCTTATGTTATGATTTTTCAGCTTATTACGGATATTTCCTTTGCCTTGCTTCTGCTTGTGTCTACACAGCTTTTTATGGCTTCTTCCATTAATAAAATAGAATTTTTTTCATACATAATTATTGGACTTTCACTTTCAAACGTGCTAAAAGCCTTTTCTACACAATATACTTTTATCCAATACTTGAAACTTGCCACAGATAAACTGATAAATGTGCATAATGAAAAGGAAATTTCCTATGAACTTGAAAAAGTTACTTTACCAAATTATGATATAAAATTCCAGAATGTAAATTTTTTTTATGAAAAAGACACTCCTGTTCTAAAAAATATTACTTTTGAAGCAAAACAGGGGACAAAAACTGCCCTAGTCGGTTCGTCAGGCTCTGGAAAAACAACTGTTACCAGCCTTATTGCAAGATTCTGGGACTGCCAGTCTGGCGAAATTACCATTGGTGGAGTAAATATCCAAAAAATATATCCTGAAGAGCTGCTTACGAATATAAGCATGATTTTCCAAGATGTCTACTTGGTAAATGACACTTTTGAAAATAATATAAGGCTGGGAAAACCGAAGGCTACAAGGGAAGAAGTGATAAATGCGGCTAAAAATGCCAATTGTCACTATTTTATAATGGAAAGCGAAAATGGATACGACACTATAATCGGAGAAGGCGGCTCTACTTTGTCTGGTGGAGAAAAACAGAGAATTTCAATCGCAAGAGCCTTATTAAAAGATACCCCAATTATTCTAGTCGATGAAGCCACAGCCTCACTTGATGCCGACAACGAACACGAAATAAGAAAATCACTAAGTATTCTTACAAAAAACAAGACTATAATTACAATCGCCCATAAACTCAACACAATAAAGGATTATGACAAAATTATAGTTATGTCCGACGGAATAATCGAAGAAATTGGAAATCATAAGCAGCTCATGGAAAATAAAGGGCGATATTACAAAATGTATACTGAAATGGAAAAGGCACAGTCAGAATTTGAACTTATTTAA
- a CDS encoding ATP-binding protein, protein MVNLLCEAILPDCPMKDVKEIEKSITTTYKKSIWAKFLKAIGDFDMIQDGDKIAIGVSGGKDSLLLVKLFQELKKDRRRNFEFKAVSLNPGFRNSDLDNFKNNLDKLNIDCDIIDTNIWEIANEKAKDYPCFLCAKMRRGILYTQVEELGFNKLTLGHHFDDVIETTLINMLYAGTLKTMTPKVPSTSGKLELIRPLIYVKEADIIDYTKTNGIRAMNCGCTIEAGKTSSKRREVKNLLAELEEKNPGVKQSVFNSMKNINLDYVFGYAGGKEVK, encoded by the coding sequence GTGGTAAATTTATTATGTGAGGCGATTCTTCCAGATTGTCCTATGAAAGATGTAAAAGAAATTGAAAAAAGCATAACGACAACTTATAAAAAAAGTATATGGGCAAAATTTCTGAAGGCAATTGGTGATTTTGATATGATACAGGATGGGGATAAAATTGCGATTGGTGTTTCTGGCGGGAAGGATAGCCTGCTTTTAGTAAAGCTGTTTCAGGAATTGAAGAAAGATAGACGGAGAAATTTTGAATTTAAGGCGGTTAGCTTGAATCCAGGATTTAGAAATTCTGATTTGGATAATTTTAAAAATAATCTGGATAAGTTAAATATCGACTGTGATATTATTGATACTAATATTTGGGAAATTGCAAATGAAAAGGCAAAGGATTATCCGTGCTTTTTATGTGCTAAAATGCGGCGTGGAATTTTGTACACGCAAGTGGAGGAGCTTGGATTTAATAAATTGACACTTGGACATCATTTTGATGATGTAATTGAAACAACTCTTATAAATATGCTTTATGCAGGAACGCTGAAAACGATGACGCCTAAAGTCCCTTCAACTTCTGGGAAATTGGAACTAATCCGTCCATTAATCTATGTAAAGGAAGCTGATATAATCGACTATACAAAAACAAACGGGATACGTGCGATGAACTGTGGATGTACAATCGAAGCTGGAAAAACTTCAAGTAAACGCAGGGAAGTAAAAAATTTATTAGCCGAACTTGAAGAAAAAAATCCAGGCGTAAAACAAAGCGTGTTTAATTCAATGAAAAATATAAATCTGGATTATGTTTTTGGATATGCAGGTGGCAAGGAAGTTAAATAA
- the dapF gene encoding diaminopimelate epimerase translates to MLKFEKYQGAGNDFVIVTERELIEKGIPEYGEFASQVCDRHFGIGADGLIILKYVASMPFMFFFNADGSQAPMCGNGIRCFSHYLVNNHLVEEDEFVVKTVPGDLKIRVNYDEEKDNFSARVNMGKPVFNVKDLINTEKEQFLREKINIDGTEIEISYIFMGTDHSVIFVNDFNDYNIDEFGKKIENYTDLFPKKVNVNFVKVYDRKHMEVITWERGAGRTLACGTGATASAVLAKTFEFTDEKVNVKVPGGQLVIEYEGGENDAFMTGPSEKIAEGLYKYQR, encoded by the coding sequence ATGTTAAAATTTGAAAAGTATCAAGGTGCGGGAAATGACTTTGTTATTGTTACTGAAAGGGAACTAATCGAAAAGGGAATACCTGAATATGGGGAATTTGCCAGTCAAGTTTGTGATAGACATTTTGGAATAGGTGCAGATGGGCTGATTATTTTGAAATATGTTGCAAGCATGCCATTTATGTTTTTCTTTAATGCGGACGGAAGTCAGGCGCCGATGTGCGGGAATGGAATAAGATGTTTTTCACATTATCTTGTAAACAATCATTTGGTTGAAGAGGATGAATTTGTTGTAAAAACAGTCCCTGGGGACTTGAAGATAAGAGTAAATTATGACGAGGAAAAAGATAATTTTTCAGCAAGAGTGAATATGGGAAAACCTGTTTTTAATGTAAAAGACTTGATAAATACTGAAAAAGAGCAGTTTTTAAGAGAAAAAATCAATATTGACGGAACAGAAATTGAAATTTCATATATTTTTATGGGAACTGACCATTCTGTAATATTTGTAAATGATTTTAATGATTACAATATTGATGAATTTGGCAAGAAGATTGAGAATTATACTGACTTATTTCCAAAAAAGGTTAATGTGAACTTTGTAAAAGTGTATGACAGAAAGCATATGGAAGTAATCACCTGGGAACGTGGGGCAGGACGGACATTGGCTTGTGGAACAGGCGCAACTGCTTCAGCAGTATTAGCGAAGACTTTTGAATTTACTGATGAAAAAGTTAATGTGAAAGTTCCAGGCGGACAGCTTGTTATTGAGTATGAAGGCGGGGAAAATGATGCCTTTATGACAGGGCCTAGTGAAAAAATAGCTGAAGGATTGTATAAATATCAAAGATAA